Proteins from a genomic interval of Streptomyces fodineus:
- a CDS encoding DUF2293 domain-containing protein has product MALPSTPHSPSRLVVIQASKPKRCAACRRGPLSLLVLEDGAPRCLDCADLGHLVFLPRGDTALTRRSREESGLSVVVVRFNRRKSRYERQGVLVEEAALARAEARCLADAEARRRRRARDARHRAAEDERFASAFAAEILRLFPGCPADRARAIAAHASARGSGRVGRSAAGRALSEGAVISAVVAAVRHVDTPYDQLLMSGVSRYEARRRIAPAVESVLQVWQDAGSDVG; this is encoded by the coding sequence ATGGCACTTCCCTCAACTCCCCACTCCCCCAGTCGACTTGTCGTCATCCAGGCGTCGAAGCCCAAGCGCTGCGCCGCGTGCCGGCGCGGCCCGCTGTCACTGCTGGTGCTGGAGGACGGGGCACCACGCTGCCTCGACTGCGCCGACCTCGGGCACCTGGTGTTCCTGCCGCGTGGGGACACCGCGCTGACCCGCAGGTCCAGGGAGGAGAGCGGGCTGTCGGTCGTGGTGGTGCGGTTCAACCGGCGCAAGAGCCGGTACGAGCGACAGGGCGTGCTCGTCGAGGAGGCGGCGCTGGCCCGGGCCGAGGCCCGCTGTCTGGCGGACGCGGAGGCACGGCGCCGGCGGCGGGCACGGGACGCGCGGCACCGGGCGGCGGAGGACGAGCGGTTCGCCTCAGCGTTCGCGGCCGAGATCCTCCGGCTGTTTCCCGGCTGCCCTGCCGATCGCGCGCGGGCCATCGCGGCCCACGCGTCCGCTCGGGGCAGTGGGCGGGTCGGGCGGAGCGCGGCCGGGCGGGCCCTGTCGGAGGGGGCGGTGATCTCGGCGGTCGTGGCAGCCGTACGGCACGTGGACACGCCGTACGACCAACTGCTGATGAGCGGGGTGTCACGGTACGAGGCGCGGAGGCGGATCGCCCCGGCTGTGGAGAGCGTGCTGCAGGTGTGGCAGGACGCCGGTTCGGATGTGGGCTGA
- a CDS encoding uridine kinase, which translates to MGPVRLEAITWDRLAALLADRLAGLQPADGSAWPRVGFDGAPAARPGDLAERVGEALRVRGRPSLVVGAQGFLRPASLRLEHGRRDAESYYGGWFDTGALWREVFGPLDPGGTGRILPDLWDPATDRATRSPYVQLPPGAILLLHGPLLLRHWFPFDLTVHLLLTPGALRRRTPETDHWTLPAFERYESETDPAGTADVLVRADDPRHPAWSG; encoded by the coding sequence ATGGGCCCTGTGCGACTCGAAGCGATCACCTGGGACCGGCTCGCCGCGCTGCTCGCCGACCGGCTGGCCGGTCTGCAGCCGGCCGACGGCAGCGCCTGGCCCCGTGTCGGCTTCGACGGCGCCCCGGCCGCCCGGCCCGGCGACCTGGCCGAACGGGTCGGGGAGGCGCTGCGGGTGCGCGGCCGGCCCTCGCTCGTGGTCGGCGCCCAGGGTTTCCTTCGTCCTGCCTCGCTGCGCCTGGAACACGGGCGGCGGGACGCGGAGTCGTACTACGGCGGATGGTTCGACACCGGCGCCCTGTGGCGCGAGGTCTTCGGCCCGCTCGATCCCGGCGGCACCGGGCGCATCCTGCCCGACCTATGGGACCCGGCCACGGACCGGGCCACTCGCAGCCCCTATGTCCAACTCCCGCCCGGCGCGATCCTGTTGCTCCACGGACCCCTTCTGCTGCGCCACTGGTTCCCCTTCGACCTGACCGTGCACCTCCTCCTCACCCCGGGCGCCCTGCGTCGCCGCACCCCCGAGACCGATCATTGGACGCTCCCCGCTTTCGAACGCTACGAGTCCGAGACCGATCCGGCCGGCACGGCGGACGTCCTGGTACGCGCCGACGATCCACGCCATCCCGCCTGGAGCGGCTGA
- the corA gene encoding magnesium/cobalt transporter CorA — translation MSMAGNLRKVTGLSRVGGLRKVARLARRRPRVDLSHPARSPLGSSVVNCVTYQDGVRVPQCTDLVDAVRMVRKTGEGFVWLGLHEPTDREFAGIAELFDLHPLAVEDAVEAHQRPKLEHYGDTLFAVFKTVCYVEHEKLTATSEVVNTGEIMVFVGKDFVITVRHGRHGSLGPLREELEAHPYQLSKGPAAVLHAIADHVVDDYLNVTDAVQADIDQVETEVFSENGARLDPGRIYQMKRELLELKRAVVPLGRPVEDLATRPIRVVAPEIQAYFRDVLDHLIRAKEQIAAFDELLNSILQAHLAQVTVAQNEDMRKITAWAAVIAVPTMVCGVYGMNFDHMPELHWRFGYPLVMVVMAGACLVLYRGFRRNGWL, via the coding sequence ATGTCCATGGCGGGGAATCTGCGGAAGGTCACAGGGCTGAGCAGGGTCGGCGGCCTGCGCAAGGTGGCGCGGCTGGCCCGGCGACGGCCGCGCGTGGACCTGAGCCATCCCGCCAGGTCACCGCTGGGCTCATCGGTGGTCAACTGCGTGACGTACCAGGACGGCGTGCGTGTGCCGCAGTGCACGGACCTGGTCGACGCCGTGCGGATGGTCCGCAAGACCGGCGAGGGGTTCGTCTGGCTGGGGCTGCACGAGCCGACGGACCGTGAGTTCGCGGGCATCGCCGAGCTGTTCGACCTGCATCCGCTGGCGGTGGAGGACGCGGTCGAGGCCCATCAGCGCCCGAAGCTGGAGCACTACGGGGACACGCTCTTCGCGGTGTTCAAGACCGTCTGCTATGTGGAGCACGAGAAACTGACGGCGACCAGCGAGGTCGTGAACACCGGCGAGATCATGGTGTTCGTCGGTAAGGACTTCGTCATCACGGTCCGGCACGGCCGGCACGGCTCACTGGGTCCCCTGCGCGAGGAGCTGGAGGCACATCCGTACCAACTCTCGAAAGGCCCGGCGGCGGTGCTGCACGCGATCGCCGACCACGTCGTCGACGACTACCTGAACGTCACGGACGCGGTGCAGGCCGACATCGACCAGGTCGAGACGGAGGTGTTCTCGGAGAACGGCGCGCGGCTCGACCCCGGCCGCATCTACCAGATGAAGCGTGAACTGCTGGAGCTGAAGCGGGCGGTGGTGCCGCTGGGCCGCCCGGTGGAGGACCTGGCCACCCGGCCCATACGGGTCGTCGCCCCGGAGATACAGGCCTACTTCCGGGACGTGCTCGACCACCTGATCCGGGCCAAGGAGCAGATCGCCGCGTTCGACGAACTGCTCAACTCGATCCTGCAGGCCCACCTCGCGCAAGTGACCGTCGCACAGAACGAGGACATGCGGAAGATCACGGCCTGGGCCGCGGTGATCGCCGTGCCGACAATGGTGTGCGGCGTGTACGGCATGAACTTCGACCACATGCCGGAGCTTCACTGGCGGTTCGGCTATCCGCTGGTCATGGTCGTCATGGCGGGGGCGTGCCTGGTGCTGTACCGGGGTTTCCGGCGCAACGGCTGGCTCTGA
- a CDS encoding methyltransferase: MTPSDGYLLDNRQDEAGQRFDAFATLFDPTTFRHLEALGIGPGWRCWEVGAGGTSVVSWLAGKVGPAGEVVATDIDTSRIVAAARPPVEVRVHDVGVEEPPGEGFDLVHARLVLVHVPDRERALRSMIQALRPGGRLLVEDADPALQPLICPDEYGPEQRLANRLRQGFRKLLAERGADLSYGRKLPRLLREAGLSEVEADAYFPVTSPACTALEAATVRQVRDRLVTAGLATDEDIDQHLANVEAGGMDLATAPMISVWGRKD, translated from the coding sequence ATGACGCCATCCGACGGGTACCTCCTGGACAACCGGCAGGACGAGGCGGGACAGCGCTTCGACGCCTTCGCCACGCTCTTCGACCCCACGACCTTCCGGCACCTTGAGGCGCTCGGCATCGGACCAGGCTGGCGCTGCTGGGAAGTCGGGGCCGGCGGCACCTCGGTGGTGTCCTGGCTCGCCGGGAAGGTCGGTCCGGCCGGCGAGGTGGTCGCGACCGACATCGACACCTCGAGGATCGTCGCCGCGGCTCGGCCGCCGGTGGAGGTCCGGGTCCACGACGTGGGCGTCGAGGAACCGCCGGGTGAGGGTTTCGACTTGGTCCACGCCCGGCTCGTCCTCGTCCATGTCCCGGACCGGGAAAGGGCGTTGCGCTCCATGATCCAAGCCCTGCGGCCCGGCGGAAGGCTCCTGGTCGAGGACGCCGACCCAGCCCTCCAGCCCCTGATCTGCCCCGACGAGTACGGCCCGGAGCAACGGCTGGCCAACCGGCTGCGCCAGGGCTTCCGCAAGCTGCTCGCCGAACGCGGCGCCGATCTGTCGTACGGCCGTAAACTCCCGCGTCTGCTCCGCGAGGCCGGCCTGAGCGAGGTGGAGGCCGATGCGTATTTCCCGGTGACGTCGCCCGCCTGCACCGCCCTGGAGGCCGCGACGGTCCGTCAGGTCCGGGACCGGCTCGTCACCGCCGGGCTCGCCACCGACGAGGACATCGACCAGCACCTGGCCAACGTCGAGGCCGGCGGCATGGACCTGGCCACCGCACCGATGATCTCGGTGTGGGGGAGGAAGGACTAG
- a CDS encoding carbohydrate kinase family protein, with translation MDQGVTAGRDGALLVVGDVVTDVVARHRGPLAAGTDTAAAIRTVPGGAGANVACWAVHTGCADVRLLGRVGADAAAWHERELVAAGVRSLLVVDPTAATGTVICLVDTGAAAERTFLTDSGASLRLEPADWSDALLDGVARLHLSGYLLFTEPSRELARTALAAARARGVPVSLDPASAGFLVRLGVDRFLAFAEGLDVLLPSRDEACLLTGLPDPADATAKLSRLVPLVVTKAGADGALVARTGGTPARIPATPAVPRDTTGAGDAFTGAFLAALLTGADPQEAAARGCRAGAEAVERVGGRPPHPGSDGPPTAGTMGTRSATARPARQHERPGRSS, from the coding sequence GTGGACCAAGGGGTGACCGCGGGCCGGGACGGGGCCCTGCTGGTCGTCGGCGACGTGGTCACGGATGTGGTCGCCCGGCACCGGGGACCGCTCGCGGCCGGCACGGACACGGCCGCCGCGATCCGGACCGTGCCGGGCGGCGCGGGCGCGAACGTGGCCTGCTGGGCCGTGCACACGGGCTGTGCGGACGTACGGCTGCTCGGGCGGGTGGGCGCGGACGCGGCCGCGTGGCACGAGCGTGAGCTGGTCGCGGCCGGTGTGCGCTCCCTGCTGGTGGTCGATCCGACGGCAGCGACCGGGACGGTGATCTGCCTCGTCGACACGGGTGCGGCGGCGGAGCGGACGTTCCTGACGGACAGCGGGGCATCTCTGCGGCTCGAACCCGCCGACTGGTCGGACGCGTTGCTCGACGGTGTCGCCCGGCTGCATCTGTCGGGCTATCTGCTGTTCACGGAGCCGAGCCGGGAGCTCGCGCGGACGGCGCTCGCGGCGGCACGCGCGCGTGGCGTTCCGGTCAGCCTGGATCCGGCGTCGGCCGGCTTCCTGGTGCGGCTGGGGGTGGACCGGTTCCTGGCGTTCGCGGAAGGGCTGGACGTATTGCTGCCCAGCCGGGACGAGGCGTGTCTGCTGACGGGGCTGCCGGATCCGGCGGACGCGACCGCCAAACTGAGCCGTCTCGTTCCACTGGTGGTGACCAAGGCCGGGGCGGACGGCGCGCTGGTGGCCCGTACCGGCGGCACGCCGGCCAGGATCCCGGCGACACCGGCGGTCCCCCGGGACACCACGGGCGCCGGTGACGCCTTCACCGGAGCGTTCCTCGCCGCTCTACTCACCGGCGCGGACCCTCAGGAGGCGGCGGCACGGGGCTGCCGGGCGGGCGCCGAGGCCGTGGAACGGGTGGGAGGCAGACCACCGCATCCAGGGAGCGACGGCCCGCCGACTGCCGGCACCATGGGCACCCGGTCGGCTACGGCTCGACCTGCCCGGCAGCACGAACGGCCAGGTCGAAGCAGCTGA
- a CDS encoding pseudouridine-5'-phosphate glycosidase — protein sequence MVLVVSEEVREAIDARRPVVALESTIIAHGLPRPRNLQVALELENAVRREGTIPATIAVLDGRPHVGLDKEQLERIANEDGIRKLGHRDLPLAVAAGASGATTVSATAQLASLAGIRVFATGGLGGVHREWTTTQDESADLGLLARTRITVVCAGVKSILDVPATLQRLETLGVAVAGYGTDRFPGFYLADSGHPVEWTLDTPEQVAEVMRAQDALDAPESALIVAQPVPEAEQLDPALHARVLADALRACADQGVTGQAVTPFLLDYLVRHTEGASLSANLAAVRGNVRLAARIATAWTKG from the coding sequence GTGGTGCTGGTGGTGTCGGAAGAGGTCCGGGAAGCGATCGACGCACGGCGGCCGGTGGTCGCCCTGGAGTCCACGATCATCGCGCACGGGCTGCCCCGCCCCCGCAATCTGCAGGTGGCGCTGGAGCTGGAGAACGCGGTGCGCCGGGAGGGCACCATACCGGCGACCATCGCCGTGCTCGACGGCCGCCCCCATGTCGGCCTGGACAAGGAGCAGTTGGAGCGGATCGCGAACGAGGACGGCATCCGCAAGCTCGGCCACCGCGATCTGCCGCTCGCCGTGGCAGCGGGCGCGAGCGGGGCGACCACGGTGTCGGCGACGGCCCAGCTGGCCTCGCTCGCCGGCATCCGGGTGTTCGCCACCGGCGGGCTGGGCGGTGTGCACCGGGAGTGGACGACGACCCAGGACGAGTCGGCCGACCTGGGGCTGCTGGCACGCACCCGAATCACGGTGGTCTGCGCGGGCGTGAAGTCGATCCTGGACGTGCCGGCGACCCTGCAGCGGCTGGAGACGCTGGGCGTGGCCGTCGCCGGGTACGGCACGGACCGGTTCCCGGGCTTCTATCTGGCCGACTCGGGGCATCCGGTCGAGTGGACACTGGACACCCCGGAGCAGGTCGCGGAGGTCATGCGGGCCCAGGACGCGCTCGACGCGCCGGAGTCGGCGCTGATCGTCGCCCAGCCCGTCCCCGAGGCGGAACAGCTCGATCCCGCGCTGCACGCACGCGTACTGGCCGACGCACTGCGCGCCTGCGCGGACCAGGGCGTCACCGGGCAGGCGGTGACCCCGTTCCTGCTGGACTACCTGGTCCGGCACACCGAGGGCGCCTCACTGAGCGCCAATCTGGCGGCCGTGCGTGGCAACGTACGGCTGGCGGCACGGATCGCCACGGCGTGGACCAAGGGGTGA
- a CDS encoding VOC family protein, with protein sequence MTKNSTRLDHVVLWVADPVAAAGFYEEAVGLEPINVTEFAEGKVAFPSVRINEETILDLAPLTLAARMKMVPGAAESAGHPVNHICLSLPADAFDALRTRLAEHDVAISGIDHDLSGARGNATRSFYFRDRDGNVFEARHYDE encoded by the coding sequence ATGACGAAGAACAGCACGCGTCTCGACCACGTCGTCCTGTGGGTGGCCGATCCGGTCGCCGCGGCCGGCTTCTACGAGGAGGCCGTCGGTCTGGAGCCGATCAATGTCACCGAGTTCGCCGAGGGGAAGGTGGCCTTCCCCTCGGTGCGCATCAACGAGGAGACCATCCTCGACCTCGCCCCACTCACCTTGGCCGCGCGTATGAAGATGGTGCCGGGCGCCGCCGAAAGCGCAGGTCACCCCGTCAACCACATCTGTCTGTCCCTGCCGGCCGACGCCTTCGACGCGCTCCGTACCCGCCTCGCGGAGCATGATGTCGCCATCTCGGGCATCGACCACGACCTCTCTGGTGCCCGCGGCAACGCCACACGCAGCTTCTACTTCCGCGACCGCGACGGCAACGTCTTCGAGGCCCGGCACTACGACGAGTAG
- a CDS encoding methylated-DNA--[protein]-cysteine S-methyltransferase, whose protein sequence is MDSHGQDEQRAVWAVVDTDIGPLMLAATRDGLVNVVFHATDAVRERALERLAARLGTAAVEDPHAPLLAEAIRQLRAYFAGERHDFDLPLDWSLISGFNRQVLRELAAGVPYGSVVGYGDLAGRVGQPGGAQAVGAAMGANPLPVVVPCHRVVESDGGIGGFGGGLETKRKLLALEGVLPEPLF, encoded by the coding sequence ATGGACAGCCATGGGCAGGATGAGCAGCGGGCCGTGTGGGCCGTGGTGGACACGGACATCGGTCCGCTGATGCTGGCGGCGACCCGTGACGGCCTGGTCAACGTGGTCTTCCACGCCACGGACGCGGTGCGCGAGCGCGCCCTGGAGCGGCTGGCGGCCCGGCTGGGCACCGCTGCCGTCGAAGATCCGCACGCGCCGCTGCTGGCAGAGGCGATACGCCAGCTGCGGGCGTACTTCGCGGGCGAGCGGCACGACTTCGACCTGCCGCTGGACTGGTCGCTGATCTCCGGCTTCAACCGGCAGGTGCTGCGCGAGCTGGCGGCCGGTGTGCCGTACGGCTCGGTGGTCGGGTACGGCGATCTCGCCGGGCGTGTCGGGCAGCCCGGCGGAGCGCAGGCGGTCGGCGCGGCGATGGGCGCCAATCCGCTGCCGGTGGTCGTGCCGTGCCACCGGGTGGTGGAGAGCGACGGCGGCATCGGCGGCTTCGGGGGCGGGCTCGAGACCAAACGCAAGCTGCTCGCGCTGGAGGGGGTGCTGCCCGAGCCGCTGTTCTGA